In Dermacentor silvarum isolate Dsil-2018 chromosome 2, BIME_Dsil_1.4, whole genome shotgun sequence, the following proteins share a genomic window:
- the LOC125943341 gene encoding uncharacterized protein LOC125943341 has protein sequence MGLLFAVTAVSGFVSPLIVEALRQAFDFRTALLILGALELNMLFGCVFVDRVPRSEGDSRVSGDCEAPPKPVARGRPRASSFHTASLAKCCSKDLVSSLPIPRSSTAAGYPKEADPLLRKSESVSRKLVHSLHSLASAPFLHVAVSRAVSVFILSSFLLTAVDFGSDNGLAGYEAVALVTASAVGDLVSRVGTGLLMDTKVLSGEALMLWSFAIQAAAMALLALTKKYWLLLASCFFTGLTAGGRIFACTVMIAELFDEQSLSLSLGITNFIAGIVCLARPPLIGERATHFV, from the exons ATGGGCCTGCTCTTCGCTGTGACCGCCGTGTCGGGCTTCGTGTCTCCCCTCATTGTTGAAGCGTTGCGGCAGGCCTTCGACTTCCGCACGGCGCTGCTCATACTGGGCGCCCTCGAGCTGAACATGCTGTTCGGCTGCGTCTTCGTCGACCGCGTGCCGCGCAGCGAAGGCGACAGCCGTGTGAGCGGCGACTGCGAAGCGCCCCCGAAGCCGGTCGCTCGAGGACGCCCCCGTGCGAGCTCCTTTCACACGGCGTCACTTGCGAAGTGCTGCTCCAAGGACCTCGTCTCGTCCCTTCCAATTCCCAG GTCGTCAACCGCAGCCGGCTATCCGAAGGAGGCAGACCCGCTGCTGAGAAAAAGCGAGAGTGTCTCGAGGAAGCTGGTCCACAGCCTGCACTCGCTAGCATCCGCGCCGTTCCTGCATGTCGCGGTGTCCCGTGCAGTGTCCGTCTTCATACTCTCGTCGTTCCTCCTCACCGCCGTGGACTTTGGCTCAGACAATGGTCTCGCTGGCTACGAGGCTGTTGCTCTGGTCACTGCGAGCGCTGTCGGTGACCTGGTTTCACGAGTAGGCACCGGCCTACTCATGGACACCAAA GTGCTAAGCGGTGAAGCCTTGATGCTATGGAGCTTCGCTATCCAGGCAGCCGCCATGGCTCTCTTGGCGCTCACGAAGAAATACTGGCTCCTCCTTGCCAGCTGCTTCTTCACGGGCTTGACGGCAGGGGGACGAATATTCGCCTGCACCGTTATGATTGCCGAACTGTTTGATGAACAGTCGCTGTCGCTCAGTCTGGGCATCACAAACTTCATAGCCGGAATCGTTTGCCTTGCGAGGCCACCCCTCATTGGTGAGAGAGCTACTCATTTTGTTTAG